One part of the Quercus lobata isolate SW786 chromosome 7, ValleyOak3.0 Primary Assembly, whole genome shotgun sequence genome encodes these proteins:
- the LOC115952300 gene encoding zinc finger protein 8, with protein sequence MDKTSERETHDFMNVESFSQLPFIRPAPVREKSIRLFGIEFGSDNNIPASTTDESESAELNACDDIAKDNNNSTNNNSENGESNRRFECHYCCRNFPTSQALGGHQNAHKRERQHAKRAHLQSAMVHSSLNDAHVYGLMNYHRLGSSPMPPMTYPSWNTNNSNTARYYGSHTSSYSQPAPINGSPLPLWRIPTVQSSNPTTRNSMHPLPLFAGDELKPSHSQVGGSTSQSRYVYESKASVTDHVSLDLHL encoded by the coding sequence atgGACAAGACAAGTGAGAGAGAAACCCATGACTTCATGAACGTTGAATCATTCTCTCAGCTCCCTTTCATTCGACCAGCACCAGTTAGAGAAAAAAGCATTAGGCTTTTTGGCATAGAGTTTGGCAGTGACAACAACATCCCAGCTTCCACCACAGATGAGTCCGAGTCAGCTGAGCTCAACGCATGCGATGATATTGCAAAAGACAACAACAATAGCACCAACAACAACAGTGAAAACGGTGAGAGCAACCGGAGATTCGAGTGCCATTACTGTTGTCGAAACTTCCCTACCTCTCAAGCCTTAGGGGGTCACCAAAACGCACATAAAAGGGAACGTCAACACGCAAAAAGAGCACACCTTCAGTCAGCTATGGTGCATAGTAGTCTCAATGATGCACACGTCTATGGCCTCATGAATTACCACCGGCTTGGCTCTTCTCCAATGCCACCTATGACTTACCCTTCATGGAACACTAATAATTCTAACACAGCCAGGTATTATGGAAGCCACACTAGCTCGTATTCTCAGCCTGCACCTATAAATGGGAGTCCTTTACCTTTGTGGAGAATCCCAACTGTCCAAAGTAGTAACCCTACTACTCGGAACTCGATGCACCCTTTGCCACTGTTTGCTGGTGATGAGTTAAAGCCTTCACACTCGCAGGTTGGTGGCTCTACTTCACAAAGCAGGTATGTTTATGAATCCAAAGCGAGCGTGACAGACCATGTCAGTTTGGATCTTCATCTTTAG